In Sphaeramia orbicularis chromosome 1, fSphaOr1.1, whole genome shotgun sequence, a genomic segment contains:
- the LOC115439039 gene encoding dnaJ homolog subfamily A member 3, mitochondrial-like isoform X1 has product MASSAPRLFTRWLTATVCFGSRSGRFVTGSAGHAGVCWTTVSEGHQGGTAVRLRSFTDGNVVTLRGLTEVRCPRAITCRSFHTCSRLENKQDFYEVLGVSRTATQKDIKKAYYQLAKKYHPDTNPDDPEAKEKFAKLAEAYEVLSDEIKRKQYDTYGAAGFDPNRAGAGQYYRAGGASIDPEELFRKIFGEFTGGMGFGNIHNMFEQRPQFVMELTFSEAAKGANKELSINIEDDCPRCQGSGSEPGTRVSHCHYCNGTGTESINTGPFMMRSTCRRCGGKGSIIITPCVLCRGSGQAQRRQTVTVPVPAGVEDGQTVRTTVGRKEILVTFRVQKSPVFRRSGADIHSDVLISVAQAILGGTATAQGLYQTISIVIPPSCQTDQVIRLQGKGIRRMNSYSYGDHYIHIKIRVPKKLTRRQRSLLISYAEEETDVPGTVNGVTPSGGGSSASGSSSGESQDKQPQKEEEEGFFSKLKKMFS; this is encoded by the exons ATGGCGTCCTCAGCTCCCCGGCTATTTACACGCTGGTTAACAGCCACAGTCTGCTTTGGATCCCGTAGCGGTCGTTTTGTGACTGGTTCTGCCGGACATGCGGGAGTTTGTTGGACAACAGTATCAGAGGGACACCAGGGAGGGACAGCAGTGCGACTGCGCAGTTTTACGGACGGAAATGTCGTGACATTGAGAGGACTGACAG AGGTCAGATGTCCCCGTGCCATTACCTGCCGCTCTTTCCACACCTGCAGCAGATTGGAAAACAAGCAGGACTTCTATGAGGTTCTGGGTGTTTCCCGCACTGCGACACAGAAGGACATCAAGAAGGCCTACTACCAG CTGGCAAAGAAGTATCACCCCGACACTAACCCAGATGACCCAGAAGCCAAAGAGAAGTTTGCAAAGCTGGCTGAGGCTTATGAG gTGCTCAGTGATGAGATCAAGAGGAAACAGTACGACACATATGGAGCAGCAGGTTTTGACCCAAACCGAGCTGGGGCGGGTCAGTATTACAGAGCCGGGGGGGCCAGTATCGACCCCGAGGAGCTCTTCAGGAAGATCTTTGGGGAGTTTACGGGGGGCATGGGCTTTGGAAACATCCACAACATGTTTGAACAAAGACCTCAG TTTGTGATGGAGCTTACGTTTTCAGAGGCAGCAAAAGGCGCTAATAAGGAGCTGAGTATCAACATTGAGGACGACTGTCCGAGATGTCAGGGCAGCGGCAGTGAACCGGGAACCAGGGTGTCCCACTGTCACTACTGCAACGGCACAGGAACC GAATCCATCAACACTGGGCCGTTCATGATGCGCTCCACATGCCGCCGCTGTGGAGGGAAGGGCTCCATCATCATCACACCGTGTGTCCTGTGCAGAGGTTCAGGACAGGCACAGAGGAGGCAGACGGTCACGGTACCAGTACCTGCAG GAGTGGAGGATGGTCAGACCGTGCGAACGACTGTAGGAAGAAAAGAGATCCTCGTTACATTCAGG GTCCAGAAGAGTCCAGTGTTCAGGCGAAGTGGAGCAGATATCCACTCAGATGTGCTGATCTCCGTTGCTCAGGCCATTTTAGGAGGAACAGCCACAGCCCAGGGCCTCTATCAGACCATCAGTATAGTT atTCCTCCCAGTTGCCAGACTGACCAGGTGATCCGGCTGCAGGGGAAAGGCATTCGCAGGATGAACAGCTACAGCTACGGAGACCACTACATCCACATCAAGATTAGAGTTCCCAA GAAACTGACTCGTAGGCAGCGCTCTCTGCTCATCAGTTACGCCGAGGAGGAGACGGATGTACCTGGGACGGTCAATGGTGTAACTCCATCAG gAGGGGGCAGCAGCGCTTCAGGCTCCAGTTCAGGGGAGTCTCAAGACAAGCAGCcgcagaaagaggaggaggagggattcTTCTctaaattgaagaaaatgtttagCTGA
- the LOC115439039 gene encoding dnaJ homolog subfamily A member 3, mitochondrial-like isoform X2, with product MASSAPRLFTRWLTATVCFGSRSGRFVTGSAGHAGVCWTTVSEGHQGGTAVRLRSFTDGNVVTLRGLTEVRCPRAITCRSFHTCSRLENKQDFYEVLGVSRTATQKDIKKAYYQLAKKYHPDTNPDDPEAKEKFAKLAEAYEVLSDEIKRKQYDTYGAAGFDPNRAGAGQYYRAGGASIDPEELFRKIFGEFTGGMGFGNIHNMFEQRPQFVMELTFSEAAKGANKELSINIEDDCPRCQGSGSEPGTRVSHCHYCNGTGTESINTGPFMMRSTCRRCGGKGSIIITPCVLCRGSGQAQRRQTVTVPVPAGVEDGQTVRTTVGRKEILVTFRVQKSPVFRRSGADIHSDVLISVAQAILGGTATAQGLYQTISIVIPPSCQTDQVIRLQGKGIRRMNSYSYGDHYIHIKIRVPKKLTRRQRSLLISYAEEETDVPGTVNGVTPSGGSSASGSSSGESQDKQPQKEEEEGFFSKLKKMFS from the exons ATGGCGTCCTCAGCTCCCCGGCTATTTACACGCTGGTTAACAGCCACAGTCTGCTTTGGATCCCGTAGCGGTCGTTTTGTGACTGGTTCTGCCGGACATGCGGGAGTTTGTTGGACAACAGTATCAGAGGGACACCAGGGAGGGACAGCAGTGCGACTGCGCAGTTTTACGGACGGAAATGTCGTGACATTGAGAGGACTGACAG AGGTCAGATGTCCCCGTGCCATTACCTGCCGCTCTTTCCACACCTGCAGCAGATTGGAAAACAAGCAGGACTTCTATGAGGTTCTGGGTGTTTCCCGCACTGCGACACAGAAGGACATCAAGAAGGCCTACTACCAG CTGGCAAAGAAGTATCACCCCGACACTAACCCAGATGACCCAGAAGCCAAAGAGAAGTTTGCAAAGCTGGCTGAGGCTTATGAG gTGCTCAGTGATGAGATCAAGAGGAAACAGTACGACACATATGGAGCAGCAGGTTTTGACCCAAACCGAGCTGGGGCGGGTCAGTATTACAGAGCCGGGGGGGCCAGTATCGACCCCGAGGAGCTCTTCAGGAAGATCTTTGGGGAGTTTACGGGGGGCATGGGCTTTGGAAACATCCACAACATGTTTGAACAAAGACCTCAG TTTGTGATGGAGCTTACGTTTTCAGAGGCAGCAAAAGGCGCTAATAAGGAGCTGAGTATCAACATTGAGGACGACTGTCCGAGATGTCAGGGCAGCGGCAGTGAACCGGGAACCAGGGTGTCCCACTGTCACTACTGCAACGGCACAGGAACC GAATCCATCAACACTGGGCCGTTCATGATGCGCTCCACATGCCGCCGCTGTGGAGGGAAGGGCTCCATCATCATCACACCGTGTGTCCTGTGCAGAGGTTCAGGACAGGCACAGAGGAGGCAGACGGTCACGGTACCAGTACCTGCAG GAGTGGAGGATGGTCAGACCGTGCGAACGACTGTAGGAAGAAAAGAGATCCTCGTTACATTCAGG GTCCAGAAGAGTCCAGTGTTCAGGCGAAGTGGAGCAGATATCCACTCAGATGTGCTGATCTCCGTTGCTCAGGCCATTTTAGGAGGAACAGCCACAGCCCAGGGCCTCTATCAGACCATCAGTATAGTT atTCCTCCCAGTTGCCAGACTGACCAGGTGATCCGGCTGCAGGGGAAAGGCATTCGCAGGATGAACAGCTACAGCTACGGAGACCACTACATCCACATCAAGATTAGAGTTCCCAA GAAACTGACTCGTAGGCAGCGCTCTCTGCTCATCAGTTACGCCGAGGAGGAGACGGATGTACCTGGGACGGTCAATGGTGTAACTCCATCAG GGGGCAGCAGCGCTTCAGGCTCCAGTTCAGGGGAGTCTCAAGACAAGCAGCcgcagaaagaggaggaggagggattcTTCTctaaattgaagaaaatgtttagCTGA